A part of Neodiprion pinetum isolate iyNeoPine1 chromosome 4, iyNeoPine1.2, whole genome shotgun sequence genomic DNA contains:
- the LOC124217264 gene encoding uncharacterized protein, protein MAPVDLQKLTALQRAREGEIEGLRQRLISKPRDTLTKRVIKSRLDALNEIWTEVRKAHAEIIVRENADADPYVTDDWFGRIQGVYENTLDEFLALLTSAEKVEIEAVTGPAEASTSGTTGTGVAKLPRIPLPTFSGKYEDWASFCDLFTTLVHDVASLSDATKLQYLKLCLTGSAADLIKDVATTSANYISTWQALKTRYHNPRLIINKHLASFMRIPHLKNESASELRSFVDEAQRIVRALANLKLSVEHWDVWLVFVLSERLDSESRRLWEAELSQGDLSEGTSSLGSLPKFTDLIKFLERRTQALNMIALECRTEKRSASTPSAGPQPRKVFHASSPRSPNPTPYKCPLCSGAHPILKCFKFQAKAPSERFASIRHLRLCFICLIPHQARDCPSSGRCTVCQGRHHTILHRCARGKYQGSSRSSGGSRGPEGGGPSEPPPVVNLHAACHSVVGRRVLLATARVQVMGPNGSSTYARAQLDQRSESSFALESIVQLLGLSRRRASVTLSGLGSAETGTATTRTQLVLQSCGNPKFEFETDALVLPKLTSRLPSDRFGDLDLQQFEGLALADPDFSVSQNVDVILGADVYGQLLRPGLKRFSTSQLVAQSTAFGWVISGMVRSDKRRTDRTLSSSPTQALHCLVEPDLEQTLQRFWSLEDIALNLSRLRPKDEIAEHLFKETHNRDSRGRYEVRLPVKPDRPRVANEIRSMALKSLPSMQRRFSRDARLAEAYGSFMRDYERLGHMTRVSASEIRCEDAWYLPHHALVVDEGVNLPLGAECLKAETYVDDTFAGAEDLSTAVQKRLELIELLRLGGLELDKWSANHPDLLPPQARQNSPKEIDGDALVKTLGIHWIPSQDDFKFRAADVEEMSTAATKRSILSNIAHLFDPLGWLAPITVTAKVLMQDLWIQNVSLLAAKSKVAPVKTVSIPNLELCGAALLVKLLCHVRKLEFLSSLPVYAWSDSQIVLQWLRKHPCHWKTFVANRVSLIQTELPSATWAHVPTKENPADLATRGSDQAELAQNNNWWRGPHWLSDTPEQWPQPTANPQTLHVRIRPDEPPILTQFSSLTRLIRVVAFCRRPLLNLRRRRDGSEPLPSFLSSVELAESLLVVIRLSQATSFAPEIELLKSGKGLPNSSGIKKLNPFLDKVDVVRVGGRLSQASLTFDHKHPPILARRSVLSALFVQFAHRLCLHGGPTLTTSILIQQVWILGIKRLVKSAIRRCVTCQRVKPQFAHQLMGDLPGDRVQSGRRPFSIAGLDYAGPVQVRTTKGRGHKSYKGRGVCQRLYSDNATNFHGADSELKAMFQRASEFYQRAAALLANDGTDWSFIPPNAPHCGGLWKAGV, encoded by the exons ATGGCTCCAGTAGACTTACAGAAGCTTACTGCATTACAGCGGGCTCGTGAAGGCGAAATAGAAGGCTTGCGGCAGAGGTTAATAAGCAAACCGCGAGATACGCTTACGAAACGAGTCATTAAATCGCGACTTGACGCTCTAAATGAAATTTGGACAGAGGTTCGTAAGGCTCACGCTGAGATCATCGTTCGAGAAAACGCGGATGCCGACCCGTACGTCACCGATGATTGGTTCGGGCGAATTCAGGGTGTATATGAGAACACCCTTGACGAGTTTTTGGCGCTTCTGACTTCCGCGGAAAAGGTGGAAATAGAGGCCGTCACTGGACCCGCGGAGGCAAGCACCTCTGGAACTACCGGAACAGGTGTCGCGAAACTCCCTCGCATTCCTCTCCCAACCTTTTCGGGAAAGTATGAGGATTGGGCAAGTTTTTGCGACCTTTTCACTACGTTGGTGCATGACGTAGCTTCTCTATCTGACGCAACCAAGCTGCAGTATTTGAAGCTTTGCTTGACCGGTAGTGCCGCGGACCTAATAAAGGACGTCGCTACGACCAGTGCGAATTACATCAGCACATGGCAGGCGTTAAAGACTCGATATCACAACCCTcgattgataataaataaacatttgGCTTCGTTCATGCGGATCCCGCATTTGAAAAACGAGTCCGCTTCCGAGCTCCGTTCCTTCGTTGATGAAGCTCAGCGAATAGTTCGTGCGTTagcaaatttaaaattatcagtGGAGCATTGGGACGTCTGGCTTGTCTTCGTGCTCTCTGAACGCTTAGATTCGGAGTCGCGAAGGTTGTGGGAAGCAGAGCTGAGCCAGGGTGACCTCTCGGAGGGTACCAGCTCTCTTGGTTCACTCCCGAAATTCACGGACTTGATAAAGTTTTTGGAACGGAGAACTCAGGCCTTGAATATGATCGCGCTCGAGTGTCGAACGGAGAAGAGGTCGGCTTCAACACCTTCTGCGGGACCCCAACCCCGTAAGGTTTTCCACGCTAGTTCTCCTCGATCACCGAATCCAACGCCGTACAAATGCCCGCTCTGCTCTGGTGCTCACCCCATCTTGAAGTGTTTCAAGTTTCAGGCGAAGGCTCCTTCTGAGCGGTTCGCTAGTATTAGACACTTACGGCTTTGTTTCATTTGTCTGATACCACATCAGGCGAGAGATTGTCCGTCAAGCGGAAGATGCACGGTTTGTCAAGGACGACATCACACGATCTTGCATCGCTGCGCTCGAGGAAAATATCAAGGGTCGAGCCGAAGTTCGGGAGGTTCTCGAGGCCCAGAAGGAGGTGGACCTTCGGAACCCCCTCCTGTCGTAAACTTGCATGCGGCGTGTCATTCGGTTGTCGGGCGAAGAGTTCTGCTCGCCACGGCGCGAGTGCAGGTAATGGGTCCGAACGGAAGCAGCACCTACGCGCGAGCACAGCTCGATCAGCGCTCGGAGTCGTCATTTGCTTTAGAATCCATAGTGCAGTTGTTGGGGTTATCAAGGAGACGCGCTTCCGTAACACTGTCGGGACTTGGTTCCGCTGAGACAGGAACTGCGACCACGAGGACGCAGCTGGTGCTGCAGTCCTGCGGCAATCCtaaattcgaatttgaaacAGACGCGCTCGTCCTCCCAAAGCTCACCTCACGTCTCCCATCCGATAGATTTGGTGATCTAGATTTGCAACAATTTGAGGGTCTCGCGCTGGCGGATCCGGACTTTTCGGTTTCCCAAAATGTAGACGTGATTTTGGGCGCTGATGTTTATGGCCAGTTGCTCCGTCCCGGCTTGAAACGGTTCTCTACCTCACAACTTGTCGCTCAAAGTACGGCTTTCGGTTGGGTGATTTCCGGTATGGTGCGGTCCGACAAACGGCGGACGGACCGAACTCTCTCTTCGTCGCCAACACAGGCACTTCACTGCTTGGTTGAACCGGATTTGGAGCAGACGCTGCAACGCTTTTGGTCTCTCGAAGATATTGCTCTGAATTTGAGTAGGCTGAGGCCCAAGGACGAGATCGCTGAGCATTTATTCAAGGAGACTCACAATCGCGACTCACGAGGTCGGTACGAAGTCCGGCTTCCTGTGAAACCAGACCGCCCTAGGGTAGCTAACGAGATTAGGTCAATGGCGCTTAAATCTCTTCCTAGTATGCAACGTCGATTTTCGCGAGACGCTCGATTGGCTGAGGCATACGGTAGCTTCATGAGGGACTACGAACGCCTGGGACATATGACTCGAGTCTCGGCCTCAGAAATACGGTGCGAGGACGCGTGGTACCTTCCACATCACGCA TTGGTTGTTGATGAAGGGGTTAACCTCCCCCTCGGAGCTGAATGTCTCAAAGCAGAGACGTATGTTGACGACACCTTCGCAGGGGCGGAAGACCTTTCTACCGCGGTTCAGAAAAGACTCGAACTTATAGAATTGTTAAGATTGGGTGGTCTCGAGCTCGACAAATGGTCCGCCAATCATCCCGATCTTCTGCCACCTCAGGCACGACAGAACTCACCGAAAGAAATCGACGGCGACGCGTTGGTCAAAACCCTCGGGATCCATTGGATCCCATCGCAGGATGATTTTAAGTTCCGTGCAGCGGACGTGGAAGAGATGTCCACTGCTGCAACGAAACGTTCCATCCTTTCGAATATCGCGCATTTGTTTGACCCACTCGGGTGGCTAGCTCCAATCACTGTGACGGCGAAGGTCTTAATGCAGGATTTGTGGATTCAGAA TGTTTCGCTTCTCGCCGCGAAGAGCAAAGTGGCTCCCGTCAAAACGGTCAGTATCCCGAACTTAGAATTGTGTGGTGCTGCACTTCTCGTTAAACTTCTTTGCCATGTTAGGAAGCTCGAATTTCTCAGCTCACTCCCGGTCTACGCATGGTCTGATAGTCAAATAGTTCTTCAGTGGCTTCGAAAGCACCCATGCCACTGGAAAACCTTCGTCGCCAACCGAGTATCGCTTATTCAGACCGAACTTCCATCCGCCACATGGGCTCACGTCCCAACGAAAGAAAATCCAGCAGATTTGGCTACTCGGGGCTCAGACCAGGCAGAGTTAGCGCAGAATAACAATTGGTGGCGCGGTCCCCACTGGCTCTCTGATACACCGGAACAATGGCCACAACCAACAGCGAATCCGCAAACCCTCCACGTGAGGATCCGGCCGGACGAACCGCCGATTCTCACACAATTCTCGAGCTTGACTCGCCTTATTCGGGTAGTAGCCTTCTGTAGACGCCCCTTGCTTAATCTCCGCAGACGACGGGACGGTTCCGAACCGCTTCCCTCCTTTCTCTCATCCGTCGAGCTGGCAGAGTCGCTATTGGTGGTCATTCGCTTGTCGCAAGCAACCAGCTTTGCCCCAGAAATCGAACTATTGAAATCGGGAAAGGGCTTGCCGAATAGCAGCGGAATTAAGAAATTAAATCCATTTCTGGACAAGGTTGATGTCGTGCGGGTGGGAGGCCGCCTTTCCCAGGCTAGTCTCACTTTCGACCATAAACACCCCCCAATTTTAGCACGGCGCTCTGTACTCAGCGCGTTATTCGTGCAGTTCGCTCACCGCCTCTGCTTGCATGGGGGACCCACTCTGACCACGAGTATCTTGATACAACAGGTTTGGATTTTGGGCATAAAAAGATTAGTCAAATCGGCGATCCGGCGGTGTGTGACCTGTCAACGGGTTAAGCCACAATTTGCTCACCAACTAATGGGCGACCTGCCTGGTGACCGAGTACAGTCCGGACGACGACCCTTTTCGATAGCCGGTCTCGATTACGCGGGTCCGGTCCAGGTCCGTACCACGAAAGGGCGCGGGCACAAGTCTTACAAGGG GCGTGGTGTCTGTCAACGACTTTACAGCGACAACGCTACTAATTTTCATGGAGCAGATAGTGAGCTCAAGGCTATGTTCCAACGAGCCTCCGAATTCTATCAAAGGGCGGCGGCTCTCCTCGCGAACGATGGCACTGATTGGAGTTTTATACCCCCGAACGCTCCCCATTGCGGAGGGTTATGGAAAGCAGGGGTCTAG